TGCCGCTTTCGGCGACGAGGAAACCGCCCGGGCGGTCAAGGAGAACGTCGTCGCGACCGTGCCGAAGGGCCGGATGGGCCGACCCGACGAAGCGGCCGCGGTCGTGGCCTTCCTGGCGTCGGAGGAGAGCAGCTACGTCGTCGGCGCGAACCTCTACGTCGACGGCGGGGCGAATCAGATCTGAGCCTAGGATCGGCCGGGTGAACTCGCTGCTGATCGCCGGGACGACCTCCGACGCGGGCAAGACGACCGTGGTGACGGGGTTGTGCCGGTGGTTGGCGCGCCGGGGCGTGCGGGTCGCGCCGTACAAGGCGCAGAACATGTCGAACAACTCGATGGTCTGCGCGGACGGCGCCGAGATCGGCCGGGCGCAGTGGATCCAGGCCGTTGCGGCCGGCGCCGAGCCCGAGGCCGCGATGAACCCGGTGCTGCTCAAGCCGGGCAGCGACCGCCGCAGCCACGTCGTACTGATGGGGGAGCCGTGGGGTGAGCTCACCGCGCGCGGTTTCCTGACCGAGCGCGCGGAGCTCGCGAAGGCGGCGTTCGCGGCGTACGACGATCTGGCGAGCCGGTACGACGTGGTGATCAGCGAGGGCGCCGGGAGCCCGACCGAGATCAACCTGCGGCAGTCCGACTACGTGAACATGGGGCTGGCCCAGCACACGAAGGCGCCCGTCGTGGTGGTCGGCGACATCGACCGTGGCGGGCTGTTCGCGTCGATGTTCGGCACCGTCGCGCTGCTGTCGGCCGAGGACCAGCGGCTGATCAGCGGGTTCGTGGTCAACAAGTTCCGCGGCGACGTCTCGCTGCTCCAGCCGGGCATCGACATGCTCACCAAGGTCACCGACCGCCCGACGTACGGCGTACTGCCGTGGCTGCCCGAGCTCTGGCTCGACTCCGAGGACGCGCTCGACATCCCCGCGCGCCGGACCGATCACGATCCCGACGTGCTGACGATCGCCGTCGTGCGCTTCCCGCGGATCAGCAACTTCACCGATCTCGACGCGCTCGCGGTCGAGCCGACGACGAGTGTGTTCTTCACCGCGAGCCCGGCCGAGGTCCGCGACGCCGACCTCGTCGTCCTGCCCGGGTCGCGCGCGACGACCGCCGACCTCGCCTGGCTCCGCGAGACCGGTCTGGCCGACGCGGTCCAGGCGCGCGTCGCGGCCGGACGGCCGGTGCTCGGCATCTGCGGCGGCTACCAGCTTCTCGGCGGCGCGATCGACGACCCGTACGGCGTGGAGGGCGGCGGATCGCACACCGGGCTCGGATTGTTGCCGGTGGCCACTGAATTCGCCAGGGCCAAGGTGCTCGCGCGGCCGGCGCCGACGGCGTACGAGATCCATCACGGGGTCGTCGAGGTGACCGGCGACGCCGATGAGTTCCCCGGCGGCTGCCGCAGCGGCGTCGTGTGGGGGACGATCTGGCACGGTCTGCTGGACGACGACGCGGCGCGGCACGCGTTCCTCACCGAGATCGCTTCGCTCGCCGGGAAGCGGGCGCCGGACGGCACGGTGTCGTTTGCCGGGCTGCGCGAAGATCGGCTCGACCGCCTGGCCGACGCGATCGACGAGCACCTCGACACCGACGCATTGCTCACGCTGATCGAGAAGGGCGCCCCGACCGAGCTGCGCTTCGTCCCTCCCGGAGCACCCTGAACTGTCGGTGCCGTCGGCTAACGTCCCGCCATGAACCTCAAGCCCGTGCTGCACGAGTACCTGAGAAACACCCGGGCGCTGATGCTCGCCAAGCTCGACGGGCTCAGCGAGTACGACAGGCGCCGCCCGCTCGTCCCGTCGGGGACGAACCTGCTCGGCCTGGTCAAGCACCTGATCGGTATCGAGTACGTCTACCTCGGCACGAGCGTCGGCCGCCCGCCGGAGCGCCTGCTTCCGTGGGAAGAGGACGGCTCGGTCTGGGACGGCGCGGACATGTGGGCGCTGCCGACAGAGTCGAGCGAGTACCTGACCGATCTCTACCGCCGGGCCTGCGAGCACAGCGACGCGTCGCTGGCCGCGCTCGACCTGGACACCCCGGCCGAGGTCCCGCACTGGCCGGAGGGCGGACGCAGTACGACGTTCGGCGCGCTGCTGGTCCGGGTTGTCGACGAGACCGCCCATCACGCGGGCCATGCCGACATCGTTCGTGAACTGATCGACGGGCAGGGTGGCAAGGACGCCGGCGCACTGGACGACGCGGGCTGGTCGGCGTACTTCACCAAGCTCCAGCAAGCCGCCGAGACCTTCCGCTGAGGTCGCTGCGAAACTGAGGCGCATGGAGGACGTCTTCGAGCGGGAGCGCGGGCGGATGTTCGGCATCGCCTACCGGATGCTGGGCACGGTGACCGACGCCGAGGAAGTGCTGCAGGACGCGTGGCTGCGCTGGCAGGGCGTCGACCACGCGACGGTCGCGAACCCCACCGGCTTCCTGGTGAAGACGGTCACGAACCTCTGCCTCAACCAGCTCACGTCGGCCCGCGCGAGGCGCGAGACCTACCTCGGCGAGTGGCTGCCCGAGCCCGTCCTGACCGGCCGTCCGGGTCCGCTGGACGTGGTCGCCGAGCGGGAAGAGGTCTCGTACGCGCTGCTCACCGTGCTCGAACGGCTCACCCCGCCCGAGCGTGCGGCGTACGTCCTGCGGGAAGCCTTCGGCTACTCCCATCGCGAGGTCGCCGAGCTGATCGGCACCACCGAGGTCAACGCCCGTCAGCTCCATGCCCGGGCCCGCAAGCACGTCGCCGCCGAGGACACCCGCAACCAGCCGGTCGACCGCAAGCACTGGCAGACCCTGGTCAACCGTTTCCTCGCCGCCGCCCACCAGGGCGATCTCGCAGGCCTGACCGAGCTCCTCGCCGCCGACGTGGTCTCCCGCTCCGACGGCGGCGGCAAGGTCAACGCCGCCCGCAACCCGATCACCGGCGCGGAGCGCGTCGCCCGCTACCTGCTCGGCGCGCTGACGAAGTTCGGCGCCGACGTCGAGTTGACCTTCGCCGAGGCCAACGGCGAACCGGTCCTGCTCGCCACCGACCCGACCGGCGTTCGCGCCGTCTGCTTCATCACCTTCACCGACGACCGGATCACCGCCCTCGACCTCGCGATGAACCCCGACAAGCTCCGGTCCGTCGAGGCGCACCTCGCCCACGACCCCACGCACCCGTGAACGGCTCGAGGCATCGGGCGACGATGACTTGACGACTGTGACAGTAGGACTGTCACAATAGGTCCATGGGTCCACTGCGCGGGGTCAAGGTCGTCGAGCTGGCGGGGATCGGGCCGGCGCCGTTCGGGTGCATGCTGCTGGCCGAGCTCGGCGCCGACGTGCTGCGGGTCGAGCGGCCGGGCGGTGGGCTGGCGATGGGCCCACCGGAGTACGAGCTGGTCAATCGCGGACGGCGGAGCGTTGCGCTGGACCTCAAGAAGCCCGAGGCAGTCGACGCCGTGCTGCAGCTGGTCGCTGGAGCGGACGTGCTCGTCGAGGGCTTCAGGCCTGGCGTGGCTGAGCGGCTGGGGCTGGGCCCGGAGGACTGCTGGGCGGTCAACCAGCAGCTTGTGTACGGGCGGATGACCGGCTGGGGACAGGACGGCCCGCTGGCGCAGTCGGCGGGGCACGACATCGACTACCTCGCGCTGTCAGGCGCGCTGCACGCGATCGGACGCGCGGGTGGGCCGCCGCAGGTGCCGGCCAATCTGCTCGGCGATTTCGCCGGCGGATCGCTCTACCTGGTGATCGGCGTACTGGCTGCGCTGACCGAAGCGAGGACCAGCGGCCAGGGGCAAGTGGTCGATGCGGCGATCGTGGACGGCTCGGCGCACCTGACCACGATGCTGCTCGGCGCGCTGGCGAGTGGCACCTGGAAGCAGGAGCGCGGCACCAACATCCTCGACACCGGCGCGCCGTTCTACGACGTGTACGAGACCTCCGACGGCAAGCACCTGGGTGTCGGTGCGATCGAGCCCAAGTTCTACGACGAGCTGATCAAGCTCGTCGGCATCACCCCGCCCGACCGGTACGACGTGACGACCTGGCCCGAGCTGCGCGAGCAGCTGGCCGTGGCGTTCGCGCGGAAGACGCAAGCCGAGTGGACCGAGATCTTCGACGGCACCGACGCGTGCGTCGCACCCGTCCTCGAACTCGCCGGCGAGCACCCCCATCTCGAAGCGCGCAAGGTCTTCGTCGACCACCACGGCGTACGCCAGGCCGCTCCGGCGCCGAGATTCTCCCGTACGCCGACCAGCCTCGGCGAGCCGCCGGCCAGGCCCGGCCAACACACCCGAGACGCCCTGACCGAGTGGGGTGTCACCGCCGTGGACGACCTGCTGCGCTCAGGCGCCGCCGTACAGAACTGACCCGAGGAGACCGCCCATGGACCGTCATCTGTTCGACGCCGACCACCACGCCTTCCGCGAGAGCGCGCGGGCCTTCTGCGACAAGGAGATCGTGCCGCACCACGACGCCTGGGAGGACGCCGGCATCGTCCCGCGCGAGCTGTGGACGGCGGCGGGCAGCGCGGGCCTGCTCGGGTTCATGATCCCCGAGCAGTACGGCGGGGGAGGCGTCCGCGACTTCCGCTTCAACGCGGTGCTGGTCGAGGAGCTGACCCGCGCCAAGGCCAGCGGCGTCGGGTTCAGCATCCACACCGACATCAACTCGGCGTACCTGCTGGACTACGCGACCGACGAGCAGAAGGCGCGCTGGCTGCCGAAGTTCTGCAGCGGCGAGACGATCACCGCGATCGCGATGACCGAGCCCGGCGCGGGCAGCGACCTGCAGGGCATCCGTACGACGGCCGTCCGCGACGGCGACGAGTACGTGATCAACGGGCAGAAGACCTTCATCTCCAACGGCATCCTGGCCGACCTGGTGATCGTCGTCGCCAAGACCGATCCGGACGCGGGCTACCAGGGCATCTCGCTGCTCGTGGTCGAGCGCGGGACGCCCGGCTTCGAGCGCGGCCGGAACCTGGACAAGATCGGCCTCAAGGCGCAGGACACCGCCGAGCTGTTCTTCGACGACGTCCGGGTCCCGGCGGCGAACCTGCTCGGCCAGGAGGGCCAGGGCTTCGTCCACCTGATGGAGAAGCTGCCGCAGGAACGCCTGACGATCGCCGTCGTCGCCGCGGCCGCCTGCGAGAACATCCTCGAGTCGACCCTGGAGTACGTGAAGGAGCGGACGGCGTTCGGCCGCCCGATCGGCTCGTTCCAGAACAGCCGCTTCGTGCTCGCCGAGCTGGCCACCGAGACCCAGATCGCCCGGGTCTTCGTCGACCGCTGCATCGAGGAGCTGAACGCGGGCACGCTGACCGTCAGCGAGGCCGCGATGGCGAAGTGGTGGACCACCGAGCTGCAGAAGAAGGTCGTCGACCGCTGCCTGCAGCTGTACGGCGGCTACGGCTTCATGACCGAGTACCCGATCGCGAAGGCCTACCTGGACACCCGGATCCAGACCATCTACGGCGGCACCACGGAGATCATGAAAGAGATCATCGGGAGAACGCTGGGAATCTGACCGCGTCGTGCCAGACTGCTGCCGAGAGGGTCTGGAGCGAGGGAGGTCGGCTGATGGGGATCGTGTCGCCGGGGTTCACCGGGCGGCGGCGGAGCGGGACGGAACTGCCTCCGGGCCAGTACCTGACGCGGGACTTCCCGGTGCTGTCGGCCGGGCCGACGCCGCACATCCAGCCCGAGCACTGGGAGTTCAGCATCGCCACCGAGTCCGGTGAGGTGCACAAGTGGGACTGGCCGGCGTTCCTGAAGCTGCCGGCCGAGGAGATCACGCGCGACATCCACTGCGTGACGCGCTGGTCGAAGCTGGAGTCGGAGTGGAAGGGCGTCTCGCTGGACACCCTGTTCGCCGACGTCGAGACCAGCGCGGACTTCGTGATGGCGCACAGCTACGGCGGCTACACCACGAACCTGCCGCTGGACGACCTGCTCGACGGGCAGGCCTGGATCGCGTACGAGTTCGAGGGTGATCCGCTCGGCGCCGAGCACGGGGGACCGGCCCGGTTGCTGGTGCCGCACCTGTACTTCTGGAAGAGCGCCAAGTGGGTCCGCGGCCTGGTGCTGTCCGACGCCGAGGACCTCGGGTTCTGGGAGACCGCGGGCTACCACGAGTACGGAGACCCATGGAAAGAACAGCGGTACGCCGGCGACTGACCTGGCAGGCCGGCACCGTCACGGAGATTCGCGAGGAGACCGCGACCGCCCGGACGATCGTGCTCGACCTGCCGGACTGGCCCGGGCACCTGGCCGGGCAGCACCTGGACGTCCGGCTCACCGCGCCGGACGGTTACCGCGCGTCGCGCTCGTACTCGATCGCCTCGGCGTGGACCGGTTCGACGATCGAGCTGACCGTCGAGCAGGTCCCCGACGGTGAGGTTTCGCCGTACCTGGTGGACGTTCTCAAGGTCGGCGACCCGCTGGAGGTGCGCGGGCCGGTCGGCGGCTGGTTCGTCTGGCGTCCGGACAGCGCCGGGCCGATCCAGCTGATCGGCGGTGGTTCCGGCGTCGTACCGCTGATGGCGATGCTGCGTGAGCACGCGCACGCGTCCAGTACGGCGCCCGCGCGCCTGCTCTACTCCGTACGGCGTCCGACGTCGGTGATCTACGCGGCGGACCTGAAGAAGCTGGCCATGTCCGACGACGTGGACCTGACCTTCGTCTACACCCGGGAGGCGCCGCCCGGCGAGCCCCGGGTCGGCCGCGTCGACGCCGAGCTGCTGGCGGCGAAGGCGTTCGCCCCGACCGACGACCTGACCACTTACGTCTGCGGCCCGACCCCGTTCGTGGAAGCGGTGGCCGACCTGCTGGTCGCCGCCGGCCACGACCCGGCCCGGGTCCGTACCGAACGTTTCGGACCGACTGGAGGACCGCGATGACCGCGGATGTCCCGACCTACCTGGACGGCAACGCGGCGGCGGGCGCGCTCAGCGAGGTGTTCGCCGTCGACCTCACCGCCGCGATCGGCCGGTGCGCCGGCTGCGGCCACACCGGCGTCTTCGCCGAGGTGCGCCTCTACACCGCAGCACCCGGCCTGGTCGCGCGCTGCCCGGGGTGCGACGACGTCCTGCTGCGCGTCGTCACGACCCCGAGCGAGACCTACCTGGATCTCCGCGGTCTCACGTACCTCCGGGTGAGCAACAGCTAGGGCCGGCGCCGGCGGCGTACGGTGTCGCGCTGGGTCTCGCCCACCGCGCGCTCGTACGCGAGCACCAGGCCCTGGATGGTGACGGGCTTGAACCGCTCGACCAGCTGCTGGATGTACTCCGGCGGGCCGCCGGAGTCGCGGTAGTGCGGCCAGACCTTGGTCCGGAACACCTCGGTCAGTTCCTCGGCGACCGCCCGGCCGTGGTCGGTGAAGATCCGCCCGGCCGCCAGCACCGCGTCCACCGGCAGGTCGAGGTCGAGCAGCTCGACGCCGAGGCTGAGGTGCGCGGTCGCGACCTGGAACACGTCCTCGTCGGGCGTCGGCTCGACCACGCCGAGCGCGATCAGCATCTCGATGTCGTCGTCGCTCAGCTCCCGGCCGGTACGCCGTACGAGCGCCGGCCGGTCGAGCGTCTCGGGCAGGTCGCGCATCCACGGTGTCAGCAGGGTCCGGTGCAGGGCGATGTCCTGCGGCGACGCGTTGTCCGGGATGCGCTCGAGGTAGCCCTCGATCGCGGACAGCGTGAAGCCGTGCGCCTGCAGTTCGCGGACCAGATCGAGGCGGGCGATGTGCTCGGGACCGTAGTACCCGACGCGGCCGCGGCGGACCGGCGGAGGGATCAGGCCGCGCCCGGCGTAGAACCGGAGCGTCCGCACCGTCATCCCGACCCGGGCCGACAGTTCGTCGACGGTCAGCGTCGCCTCGTCCGGGCCGGCCTCCGAGCTCGCTTCCGCCATGGCGCAGATCATAATCGCCCCGACTTGACGACTGTGACACCATCGCTGTCACAATCAGTGGGTCCACTTCAGACGACGGGATGCCCCATGACCGAAGCCTTCCTGTACGACGCGATCCGGACCCCGCGTGGCAAGGGCAAGCCGACCGGCGCCCTGCACGAGGTGAAGCCGGTCCAGCTGATCACCGGCCTGCTCACCGAGCTGCGGGCCCGGCACCCCGACCTGGACCCGGTGGCGATCGACGACGTCGTGCTCGGCGTCGTCACGCCGATCGGCGACCAGGGCATGGACATCGCCCGGACCGCCGTCCTGGCCGCGGGCTACCCGGAGACCACCGGCGGCGTGCAGCTCAACCGCTTCTGCGCCTCCGGGCTGGAGGCGGTCAACCAGGCCGCGCAGCGGGTCCGTTCCGGCTGGGAGGACTTCATCCTGGCCGGTGGCGTCGAGTCGATGTCCCGCGTCCCGATGGCGTCCGATGGCGGCGCCTGGGCGATGGACCCGGAGACCGCGCTGGAGACCAACTTCATCCCGCAGGGCATCAGTGCCGACCTGATCGCGACGATCGACGGCTTCTCCCGCGCGGACGTCGACACGTACGCCGCCGAGTCGCACGCCCGCGCCGCGAAGGCCTGGGCCAACGGCTACTTCACCCGCTCGGTCGTCCCGGTCGACGACCGCAACGGTCTGCGGATCCTCGACCACGACCAGCTCGTCCGGCCCGGTACGACGGTCGAGACGCTGGCCGGCCTGCCGCCGTCGTTCGCGGCGATCGGTGAGCACGGTGGCTTCGACGCGGTCGCGCTGGAGAAGTACGTCAGGGTCGAGCGGATCGAGCACGTGCACCACGCCGGGAACTCCTCCGGCATCGTCGACGGCGCCGCACTCGTGGCCATCGGCAACGAGAAGGCAGGCGAGGCGCTCGGCCGGGCGCCGCGCGGACGGGTGGTCGCGGCCGCGGTGAGCGGCGCCGATCCGACCATCATGCTGACCGGCCCGGCGCCGGCCGCCCGCAAGGCGCTGGCCAAGGCGGGACTCGAGGCGAGCGACATCGACCTGTTCGAGATGAACGAGGCCTTCGCCGCCGCAGTGCTGCACTTCATGGCCGACCTCGGCGTACCGCACGAGAAGGTGAACGTGAACGGCGGCGCGATCGCGCTCGGGCACCCGCTCGGCGCGACCGGCGCGATGCTGGTCGGAACCCTGCTGGACGAGCTGGAGCGGCGCGAGCTCCGCTACGGTCTGGCCACCCTGTGCGTCGGCGGCGGGATGGGCGTCGCGACCATCATCGAGAGGCTGGCGGCATGATCTCCTGGGCAGAGGACGACGGGATCGTCACGCTGACGATGGACGACCCGGACGCGTCGGCGAACACGATGAACGACGCGTACGTGAGCGCGATGGCCGCGACGGTCGAGCGGCTGCAGACCACTGACGGCCTCAAGGGTGTTGTGATCACCAGTGCGAAGAAGACCTTCTTCGCCGGCGGCAACCTGCAGGTGCTGTCGCAGATCCAGCCGGAGAACGCGGCCGAGGTGTTCGGCACGATCGAGGAGGTCAAGCGCCAGCTCCGGGTCCTGGAGACGCTCGGCGTCCCGGTCGTTGCCGCGATCAACGGATCGGCGCTCGGCGGCGGGCTGGAGATCGCGCTCGCCTGCCACCACCGGATCGTTGCCGACGACAACCGCATCGAGCTCGGCGTACCGGAGGTGACGCTCGGGCTGCTGCCCGGCGGTGGCGGCGTGACCCGCACGGTCCGGATGCTGGGTCTGCAGGACGCGCTGATGAAGGTCCTGCTGCAGGGCCAGCGGATGAAGCCCGCGCACGCGCAGTCGGTCGGCATCGTCGACGAGGTCGTCCCCGCTGATGAGCTGCTCGCCCGCGCCCGTCAGTGGATCGAGAGCTACGACGGTGACGCCAAGCAGCCGTGGGACCGCGACGGCTACAAGCTCCCGGGCGGTACGCCGTCCTCGCCGAAGCTCGCCGCGTTCCTGCCGGCCTTCCCGGCGAACCTGCGCAAGCAGCTCAAGGGCGCGCCGTACCCGGCGCCGCGGGCGATCATGAGCGCGGCCGTCGAGGGCGCCCAGGTCGACTTCGCCACCGCATCCCGGATCGAGTCGCGCTACTTCGTCTCGCTGGCGACCGGGCAGATCGCGAAGAACATGATCAACGCGTTCTTCTTCGAGCTGCAGGCGATCAACGCGGGCGCGTCGCGGCCGGACGGCGTACCGGCGTACCGGGCCCGGAAGGTCGGCGTGCTCGGCGCCGGGATGATGGGCGCCGGGATCGCCTGCTCGTGCGCGAAGGTCGGCATCGAGGTCGTGCTCAAGGACGTCTCGCTCGAGGCGGCCGAGAAGGGCAAGCAGTACTCCGAGAAGCTGCTCGCCAAGCAGTTGAAGAAGGGCCGGACGACCGCCGAGAAGGCGGAGGCGTTCCTCAGCCTGATCACGCCGACCGCGGACCCGAACGACCTGGCCGGGTGCGACCTGGTGATCGAGGCGGTGTTCGAGAGCGAGGAGCTGAAGCAGAAGGTCTTCGCCGAGATCGCCGGCGTGGTCGAGCCGGACGCGCTGCTGTGCTCGAACACGTCAACCCTGCCGATCACCTCGCTCGCCGACGGGATCGACCGCCCGGACGACTTCATCGGGATGCACTTCTTCTCGCCGGTCGACCGGATGCCGCTGGTCGAGCTGATCGTGGGGGAGAAGACCTCCGACCGCGCCCTGGCCCAGGCGTACGACGTGGTCCGGCAGCTCAGGAAGACGCCGATCGTGGTCAACGACAGCCGCGGCTTCTTCACCTCGCGGGTCTTCGGCACGCTGGTGATGGAAGGCGCCACGATGGTTGCCGAGGGCGTCGACCCGGTGACGGTCGAGCGGGCCGCGACCCAGATGGGCTTCCCGGCACCGCCGCTGGCGATGCTGGACGAGGTCACGCTGACCCTGCCGCAGAAGATCCGTGACGCGGCGCGTGCGGCCGGCGACAGCGCGGGTGCGTTCGACGAGCACCCGGGCATGGCGGTGGCGGATCGGCTCGTGACCGAGTTCGACCGCAAGGGCAAGGCGGCCGGGGCCGGCTTCTACGAGTACCCGGCGGACGGGCCGAAGCGCCTGTGGCCCGGGCTGTGGGAGCACTTCGGGGGCGGCAGCGCCGACGTACCGCTGATCGATCTGCAGGAGCGGCTGGCGTTCGCGATGTCGCTGGAGACCGTCAAGTGCCTGGACGAGGGCGTGCTGCGCTCGGTGGCCGACGCGAACATCGGTTCGATCTTCGGCATCGGCTTCCCACCCCTGTACGGCGGCGCGCTGCAGTACATCAACCAGTACGCCGGCGGCCTGCCCGGCTTCGTTGCCCGCGCGCGGGAGTTGGCGACGGCGTACGGACCGCGTTTCGAGCCGTCGTCGCTCCTGGTAGACCTGGCCACGAAGGGTGAACGGTTCGTCTGAGAGCCTCTCCGGTCTTGCGCCGGAGAGCGTTTTCGGCCATTGTCGGAACACTTCTCCAACGATTCACCTGGTGCTGTGGTCGTTGGGTTCCGGACTCTGCTCTCGGAGGTGGAGACGATGGCCGTTGGTCGTCCGAACGCTGGTTTGTCCCGACGTGACCTGCTCAAGCGGACCGGCGGCCTGGCCGCCCTCGCCGCGTTCACAGCCGCCTGTGGTGGAAACACCGGGCGGCCGGCGGACAGCGGGGGAGGTGGCAAGACGGCACTCGCGCAGTGGTACCACCAGTACGGCGAGACCGGGGCGCGCGAGGCGGCGCTCAAGTACGCCAAGGCCTACGGCGACGCCGCGGTCACCGTCCAGTGGACCCCCGGTGACTACGGCGCGAAGCTGTCGTCGGGTCTGCTGTCCAGCAAGGGCCCGGACGTCTTCGAGGGTCAACTGAACCTCGCGATGGTGAAGAGCAACCA
The Kribbella italica DNA segment above includes these coding regions:
- a CDS encoding cobyric acid synthase, which codes for MNSLLIAGTTSDAGKTTVVTGLCRWLARRGVRVAPYKAQNMSNNSMVCADGAEIGRAQWIQAVAAGAEPEAAMNPVLLKPGSDRRSHVVLMGEPWGELTARGFLTERAELAKAAFAAYDDLASRYDVVISEGAGSPTEINLRQSDYVNMGLAQHTKAPVVVVGDIDRGGLFASMFGTVALLSAEDQRLISGFVVNKFRGDVSLLQPGIDMLTKVTDRPTYGVLPWLPELWLDSEDALDIPARRTDHDPDVLTIAVVRFPRISNFTDLDALAVEPTTSVFFTASPAEVRDADLVVLPGSRATTADLAWLRETGLADAVQARVAAGRPVLGICGGYQLLGGAIDDPYGVEGGGSHTGLGLLPVATEFARAKVLARPAPTAYEIHHGVVEVTGDADEFPGGCRSGVVWGTIWHGLLDDDAARHAFLTEIASLAGKRAPDGTVSFAGLREDRLDRLADAIDEHLDTDALLTLIEKGAPTELRFVPPGAP
- a CDS encoding DinB family protein, encoding MNLKPVLHEYLRNTRALMLAKLDGLSEYDRRRPLVPSGTNLLGLVKHLIGIEYVYLGTSVGRPPERLLPWEEDGSVWDGADMWALPTESSEYLTDLYRRACEHSDASLAALDLDTPAEVPHWPEGGRSTTFGALLVRVVDETAHHAGHADIVRELIDGQGGKDAGALDDAGWSAYFTKLQQAAETFR
- a CDS encoding RNA polymerase sigma-70 factor, with the translated sequence MEDVFERERGRMFGIAYRMLGTVTDAEEVLQDAWLRWQGVDHATVANPTGFLVKTVTNLCLNQLTSARARRETYLGEWLPEPVLTGRPGPLDVVAEREEVSYALLTVLERLTPPERAAYVLREAFGYSHREVAELIGTTEVNARQLHARARKHVAAEDTRNQPVDRKHWQTLVNRFLAAAHQGDLAGLTELLAADVVSRSDGGGKVNAARNPITGAERVARYLLGALTKFGADVELTFAEANGEPVLLATDPTGVRAVCFITFTDDRITALDLAMNPDKLRSVEAHLAHDPTHP
- a CDS encoding CaiB/BaiF CoA transferase family protein, whose protein sequence is MGPLRGVKVVELAGIGPAPFGCMLLAELGADVLRVERPGGGLAMGPPEYELVNRGRRSVALDLKKPEAVDAVLQLVAGADVLVEGFRPGVAERLGLGPEDCWAVNQQLVYGRMTGWGQDGPLAQSAGHDIDYLALSGALHAIGRAGGPPQVPANLLGDFAGGSLYLVIGVLAALTEARTSGQGQVVDAAIVDGSAHLTTMLLGALASGTWKQERGTNILDTGAPFYDVYETSDGKHLGVGAIEPKFYDELIKLVGITPPDRYDVTTWPELREQLAVAFARKTQAEWTEIFDGTDACVAPVLELAGEHPHLEARKVFVDHHGVRQAAPAPRFSRTPTSLGEPPARPGQHTRDALTEWGVTAVDDLLRSGAAVQN
- a CDS encoding acyl-CoA dehydrogenase family protein encodes the protein MDRHLFDADHHAFRESARAFCDKEIVPHHDAWEDAGIVPRELWTAAGSAGLLGFMIPEQYGGGGVRDFRFNAVLVEELTRAKASGVGFSIHTDINSAYLLDYATDEQKARWLPKFCSGETITAIAMTEPGAGSDLQGIRTTAVRDGDEYVINGQKTFISNGILADLVIVVAKTDPDAGYQGISLLVVERGTPGFERGRNLDKIGLKAQDTAELFFDDVRVPAANLLGQEGQGFVHLMEKLPQERLTIAVVAAAACENILESTLEYVKERTAFGRPIGSFQNSRFVLAELATETQIARVFVDRCIEELNAGTLTVSEAAMAKWWTTELQKKVVDRCLQLYGGYGFMTEYPIAKAYLDTRIQTIYGGTTEIMKEIIGRTLGI
- a CDS encoding sulfite oxidase-like oxidoreductase, encoding MGIVSPGFTGRRRSGTELPPGQYLTRDFPVLSAGPTPHIQPEHWEFSIATESGEVHKWDWPAFLKLPAEEITRDIHCVTRWSKLESEWKGVSLDTLFADVETSADFVMAHSYGGYTTNLPLDDLLDGQAWIAYEFEGDPLGAEHGGPARLLVPHLYFWKSAKWVRGLVLSDAEDLGFWETAGYHEYGDPWKEQRYAGD
- a CDS encoding ferredoxin reductase, with amino-acid sequence MERTAVRRRLTWQAGTVTEIREETATARTIVLDLPDWPGHLAGQHLDVRLTAPDGYRASRSYSIASAWTGSTIELTVEQVPDGEVSPYLVDVLKVGDPLEVRGPVGGWFVWRPDSAGPIQLIGGGSGVVPLMAMLREHAHASSTAPARLLYSVRRPTSVIYAADLKKLAMSDDVDLTFVYTREAPPGEPRVGRVDAELLAAKAFAPTDDLTTYVCGPTPFVEAVADLLVAAGHDPARVRTERFGPTGGPR
- a CDS encoding DUF6510 family protein, whose translation is MTADVPTYLDGNAAAGALSEVFAVDLTAAIGRCAGCGHTGVFAEVRLYTAAPGLVARCPGCDDVLLRVVTTPSETYLDLRGLTYLRVSNS
- a CDS encoding MerR family transcriptional regulator — translated: MAEASSEAGPDEATLTVDELSARVGMTVRTLRFYAGRGLIPPPVRRGRVGYYGPEHIARLDLVRELQAHGFTLSAIEGYLERIPDNASPQDIALHRTLLTPWMRDLPETLDRPALVRRTGRELSDDDIEMLIALGVVEPTPDEDVFQVATAHLSLGVELLDLDLPVDAVLAAGRIFTDHGRAVAEELTEVFRTKVWPHYRDSGGPPEYIQQLVERFKPVTIQGLVLAYERAVGETQRDTVRRRRRP
- a CDS encoding acetyl-CoA C-acetyltransferase, whose protein sequence is MTEAFLYDAIRTPRGKGKPTGALHEVKPVQLITGLLTELRARHPDLDPVAIDDVVLGVVTPIGDQGMDIARTAVLAAGYPETTGGVQLNRFCASGLEAVNQAAQRVRSGWEDFILAGGVESMSRVPMASDGGAWAMDPETALETNFIPQGISADLIATIDGFSRADVDTYAAESHARAAKAWANGYFTRSVVPVDDRNGLRILDHDQLVRPGTTVETLAGLPPSFAAIGEHGGFDAVALEKYVRVERIEHVHHAGNSSGIVDGAALVAIGNEKAGEALGRAPRGRVVAAAVSGADPTIMLTGPAPAARKALAKAGLEASDIDLFEMNEAFAAAVLHFMADLGVPHEKVNVNGGAIALGHPLGATGAMLVGTLLDELERRELRYGLATLCVGGGMGVATIIERLAA